Proteins from one Kwoniella shivajii chromosome 1, complete sequence genomic window:
- a CDS encoding histone H2A.Z: MSSKTTGGKGGKAKTSSEAKTLTSRSSKAGLQFPVGRIHRFLRNKNANNVRIGAKAAVYVAAIMEYLTAEVLELAGNAAKDLRVKRITPRHLQLAIRGDEELDLLIRATIAGGGVLPHIHKSLVAKPGAAGKKLKPTPAA; the protein is encoded by the exons ATGTCATCCAAGACTACCGGTGGAAAAGGCGGCAAAGCAAAGACATCGTCAGAGGCAAAGACACTCACCTCGAGATCATCCAAGGCTGGTCTTCAA TTCCCTGTTGGTCGTATCCACCG ATTCTTGCGTAATAAGAACGCTAACAATGTTCGAATTGGGGCCAAGGCTGCTGTCTATGTCGCTGCTATCATGGAATACCTAACAGCTGAAGTACTAGAACTTGCAG GTAACGCCGCTAAGGATCTCCGTGTGAAGCGAATCACACCTAGACATTTGCAACTTGCTATCagaggagatgaagaacttGATTTGTTAATCAGAGCTACCATTGCGGGTGGTGGTGTATTACCTCATATCCACAAG TCACTCGTCGCCAAACCTGGTGCCGCAGGAAAGAAACTCAAACCTACTCCCGCTGCTTAA